A genomic window from Microbacterium sp. ET2 includes:
- a CDS encoding sensor histidine kinase, with translation MTDASRPTVASAPQPAARALSRGVTATWWYTAGSVMMFQAVTLFFWLVPTLTGGVALEVAVYLAASAVSLASSVPLLARYGRRRRLGDSDDEERFSATVLWSLVAASGAAAVVGAIAVSVLEAAALVALAVLLLRWRPGVRLRLVTAVTVVLVAIWIVEPVATGRALTGQVDFVYNLFSVLLPPTAVVCLWWWDIVLALDEARAAEARLAAAQERLRLAGDLHDLQGHHLQVIALQLELAERMLPRNPDAAAEQVRLARASVDEARSGTRALAARFRGVPLPDELANAADLLRAAGLRVELDVDPRADAAPADILGPVVRESTTNILKHGGGAWVQVRLALETEGVGQVWRLDISNDLPVLTAPSHAAPAGSGLPGIAERVGSVGGAARWDAAHERFTLEVTVPAASVGGLS, from the coding sequence GTGACCGACGCATCCCGTCCGACCGTCGCATCCGCGCCGCAGCCGGCCGCGCGAGCCCTCTCGCGCGGGGTGACGGCGACCTGGTGGTACACCGCCGGGTCGGTGATGATGTTCCAGGCCGTGACGCTGTTCTTCTGGCTCGTGCCGACGCTCACCGGCGGCGTGGCCCTCGAGGTCGCGGTCTACCTGGCCGCCTCGGCGGTGTCGCTCGCCTCGAGCGTGCCCCTGCTGGCACGGTACGGCCGGCGACGACGACTGGGCGATTCCGACGACGAGGAGCGGTTCTCCGCCACCGTGCTCTGGTCGCTCGTCGCCGCATCCGGCGCCGCAGCGGTGGTCGGGGCGATCGCCGTGTCGGTGCTCGAGGCCGCGGCGCTCGTCGCACTGGCGGTGCTGCTGCTGCGCTGGCGGCCCGGTGTACGGCTTCGTCTGGTCACGGCGGTCACCGTCGTGCTCGTTGCGATCTGGATCGTCGAGCCGGTCGCGACGGGTCGGGCGCTGACCGGTCAGGTCGATTTCGTCTACAACCTGTTCTCCGTGCTGCTGCCGCCCACCGCGGTGGTGTGCCTGTGGTGGTGGGACATCGTCCTCGCCCTCGATGAGGCCCGCGCCGCCGAGGCACGGCTCGCGGCCGCCCAGGAGCGGCTGCGGCTCGCGGGTGATCTGCACGACCTGCAGGGGCACCACCTGCAGGTGATCGCCCTGCAGCTGGAGCTGGCGGAGCGGATGCTGCCGCGCAATCCCGACGCCGCCGCCGAGCAGGTGCGGCTGGCCCGGGCGTCGGTCGACGAGGCCCGCTCGGGCACGCGCGCGCTCGCCGCGCGGTTCCGCGGCGTTCCGCTGCCCGACGAGCTCGCCAACGCCGCCGATCTGCTCCGGGCGGCTGGCCTCCGCGTCGAGCTCGACGTCGACCCGCGTGCCGACGCCGCGCCCGCCGACATCCTGGGTCCGGTGGTGCGGGAGTCGACGACGAACATCCTCAAGCACGGCGGTGGCGCGTGGGTGCAGGTGCGTCTCGCCCTCGAAACGGAAGGGGTCGGCCAGGTGTGGCGGCTCGACATCAGCAACGACCTACCGGTCCTGACGGCGCCCTCGCACGCGGCACCTGCCGGATCGGGGCTGCCGGGCATCGCCGAGCGGGTGGGCTCGGTCGGAGGGGCAGCGCGGTGGGATGCGGCGCACGAGCGCTTCACCCTCGAGGTCACCGTGCCCGCCGCATCCGTCGGGGGTC